In Grus americana isolate bGruAme1 chromosome 4, bGruAme1.mat, whole genome shotgun sequence, one genomic interval encodes:
- the CEP135 gene encoding centrosomal protein of 135 kDa isoform X1, with product MTTNAERRFINLRKRLDQLGYRQPLGVESLPLVEKLFSDLVHTTESLRSAKLSAGKTEKECSNYDAVLEPYKTENAKLTRENNELHLEILKLKEQSDRHVKDLKASLRRVEHETADLKFLNNQYMHKIKMLEKENKAKTEKIQQLQEKNLQAVVQTPGGRKRSIPFRRQRMQIDQPVPPSGVSAYPVPQPEDPYVADLLQVADNRIHELQSEVKELQEKLEISEHGMKNYSKQVELRDKEIERLMLALDGGRSHEVLSLESRSKSNEKLITHLNLQIEYLQQTNKELENRIRDLLDTKQNVTSEVVHLSNKNEELCQELNEIDHLAQQLERHKEIVLETADKEIGEAKKEIERKHNEIQDLEETITKLKSELCSCHRENERLSEELFGKADDKENLELLLNQLEQEKQRLTGKTENLEIKERELVLELERMRLEYGIALGDKSPSRLDAFVKTLEDDRDYYKRELEYLQKMIKRRPSPSRRTPEKSEDLRLITRERDELRSMLDRFEKHMIEIQSNVKLLTAERDRLNVLYEQSQAELNRMRREAKHSLVSQSHVEEERDIALTDFRRLMAEKESLKEKLKIQQEAANLEKSKMQHDISELENNIQGFEMERCELKTTVSILKERVNSLENELKLKSSKLAQTSDDSSQFKAEMCSLQLLNDQLQRSVEDLQHRLSLKKDELQSAQEEIVKLEEKIDRLNQRSTSQDEAVNVLRSTITILDKEKDSLQETVDEKTERIACLDDNLANKEKTITNLRLTLSELESSTDQMKDMLSSRDREISSLHRQLDTSHVELAETGRVKEMALKENRRLQDDLATMARENQTISTELEDAMREKEEMKTRVHNYITEVSRFEALMASKEKENQELLEKFRMLHMQAEDWEMKAHQAEGESSSIRLELLSVDTDRRHLRERVELLEKEIQGHIVAHQAYESQISSITKNMSKLEEDIKRENQDKSSVLADLASVRELCVKLEANKELLSRQLTSKSMDYEKVLGELEDIKSEAELLKKQLSSERLTVQNLETLLATSRDKEFQNHLTSHEKDSEIQLLKDKLTLAESKLSSYNREVPILRSKVAQLQTDCDVLKRQLTTERFERERAIQEMRRHGLSTSSLRASPPLSSTLRSPSHSPERTIVRTTDQATAEKNVSFKE from the exons ATGACTACAAATGCAGAACGAAGGTTCATTAATCTCAGGAAACGTCTGGATCAACTGGGCTATCGGCAACCATTGGGAGTGGAGAGTTTACCTTTGGTGGAAAAGCTTTTTAG TGACCTCGTTCACACAACTGAGAGCTTGCGCAGTGCAAAGTTATCtgctggaaaaactgaaaaagaatgtAGCAATTATGATGCTGTTTTGGAACCTTATAAAACAGAGAATGCTAAACTTACCAGGGAAAATAATGAACtacatttagaaatattaaaactgaaagagCAATCTGATCGTCATGTTAAAG ATTTGAAAGCCTCCTTAAGGAGGGTTGAACATGAAACTGCTGACTTGAAATTTCTGAATAACCAATAcatgcataaaattaaaatgctggaaaaagagaacaaagccAAGACTGAAAAAATTCAGCAGCTTCAGGAGAAGAATCTACAAGCAGTGGTGCAAACACCTG GtggcagaaaaagaagcattCCCTTCAGGCGTCAACGCATGCAGATAGACCAGCCTGTCCCTCCATCAGGTGTTAGTGCCTATCCAGTTCCTCAGCCAGAGGACCCCTATGTTGCAGACCTTCTTCAGGTGGCTGATAATCG AATTCATGAACTTCAGTCAGAAGTAAAAGAGCTACAGGAAAAACTGGAGATATCTGAACATGGAATGAAAAATTATAGCAAACAG GTTGAGCTAAGAGACAAAGAAATAGAGCGCCTAATGCTAGCATTGGATGGTGGGCGTTCTCATGAGGTTCTCTCTCTGGAATCGAGAAGCAAAAGTAATGAGAAGCTTATCACACATTTAAATTTGCAG atTGAATATcttcagcaaacaaacaaagaactTGAAAATCGCATTCGAGACCTCTTGGACACTAAACAAAATGTGACTAGTGAGGTAGTGCAtttaagcaataaaaatgaagaactgTGTCAAGAACTGAATGAAATAGACCACTTGGCACAGCAGTTGGAAAGACACAAGGAAATTGTGCTCGAGACTGCGGATAAGGAAATAGGAGAAGCAAAG aaagaaattgaaagaaaacacaatgaaaTACAGGATCTTGAAGAAACAATAACAAAGCTTAAATCA GAGTTGTGCTCATGTCATAGGGAGAACGAGAGACTGAGTGAAGAACtctttggaaaagcagatgaTAAAGAGAATCTTGAGCTGTTGTTAAACCAGCTTGAACAAGAGAAACAGAGGCTgacaggaaaaacagagaacTTAGAAATAAAAG aacgAGAACTTGTCCTAGAACTAGAAAGAATGAGATTAGAATATGGCATAGCCCTAGGAGACAAGTCCCCGTCTCGTCTAGATGCATTTGTAAAGACTTTAGAAGACGACAGAGATTATTATAAGCGAGAGTTAGAGTATCTGCAGAAAATGATAAAACGAAGGCCTAGCCCAAGCCGTAGGACTCCAGAGAAG AGTGAAGATCTTAGGTTGATCACCAGAGAAAGAGATGAGCTACGGTCAATGTTAGACAGATTTGAAAAACACATGATAGAAATTCAATCCAATGTCAAATTATTGACTGCAGAAAGAGATAGATTAAATGTTCTTTATGAGCAG TCTCAGGCTGAATTGAACAGGATgagaagagaagcaaaacatAGTTTAGTTTCTCAAAGTCAcgtggaagaagaaagagacatTGCACTGACTGACTTCAGAAGACtaatggcagaaaaagaaagcctcaaagaaaaattaaag ATTCAGCAAGAAGCAGCTAACCTTGAAAAATCAAAGATGCAACATGATATTTCAGAACTGGAGAATAATATTCAAGGA ttTGAGATGGAAAGGTGTGAACTAAAGACTACAGTCTCTATCCTGAAAGAGAGAGTAAACTCTttggaaaatgaattaaaattgaAGTCCAGTAAACTTGCCCAGACATCTGATGATTCTTCTCAATTTAAAGCTGAGATGTGCTCACTTCA GCTCTTAAATGACCAACTCCAGAGGTCTGTTGAAGATTTACAGCACCGATTGTCCCTCAAAAAGGATGAACTGCAGTCAGCTCAAGAAGAAATTGTAAAGCTAGAGGAGAAAATAG ATAGGTTAAACCAGAGGAGCACTTCACAGGATGAAGCAGTCAATGTGCTTAGAAGTACTATTACTATTTTGGACAAAGAAAAGGACAGTCTTCAAGAAACTGTagatgaaaaaacagaaagaattgCATGCTTAGATGACAACTTAGCTAACAAG gaaaaaacaATTACTAATTTACGTCTAACTCTCTCTGAGCTGGAGTCCTCAACAGA CCAGATGAAGGACATGCTGAGCAGCAGAGACCGTGAGATATCTAGCTTACATCGCCAGCTTGATACATCCCATGTAGAGCTTGCAGAAACGGGAAGAGTAAAGGAAATggctctgaaagaaaacagacgATTGCAAGATGACCTAGCTACAATGGCCAGAGAAAACCAG ACTATCAGTACTGAGCTTGAAGATGCAATGcgtgaaaaagaagaaatgaaaaccagGGTTCATAATTATATAACTGAAGTTTCCAGATTTGAGGCCTTGATGGCTTCAAAG gaaaaagaaaaccaagaattGTTAGAGAAGTTCCGAATGCTCCATATGCAAGCTGAAGACTGGGAAATGAAGGCTCAtcaagctgaaggagaaagCAGCTCAATACGACTTGAACTCCTTTCTGTAGATACAGATCGGAGACATCTTCGAGAGAGAGTAGAACTTCTGGAAAAAGAGATTCAAGGG CATATTGTTGCACATCAAGCATATGAATCTCAGATCTCCTCCATTACAAAAAATATGTCCAAATTGGAAGAGGATATTAAACGTGAAAATCAGGATAAGTCTTCTGTGTTGGCAGACCTGGCTTCTGTGAGGGAACTCTGTGTGAAACTTGAGGCTAACAAAGAACTTCTGTCTCGACAGCTGACATCCAAAAGCATGGATTATGAAAAG GTTCTAGGTGAATTAGAAGATATAAAATCAGAAGCAGAGTTACTGAAAAAGCAGTTATCCAGTGAGAGACTTACAGTTCAGAATCTTGAAACATTGCTGGCTACTAGTAGAGACAAAGAATTTCAGAACCATTTAACATCCCATGAGAAAGATTCCGAAATTCAGTTATTGAAAGACAAGCTAACACTCGCCGAGAGCAAACT AAGCAGCTATAATAGAGAGGTTCCGATACTTCGAAGTAAAGTTGCACAGCTGCAGACCGACTGTGACGTTTTAAAAAGGCAACTGACAACGGAACGATTTGAACG AGAGCGTGCAATTCAGGAAATGCGTCGACATGGTCTCTCTACATCGTCATTACGTGCTTCACCTCCTCTCAGTTCAACATTAAGATCTCCCTCACATTCTCCAGAACGTACCATTGTAAGGACAACTGATCAAGCAACAGCTGAAAA AAATGTGAGCTTCAAGGAATAA
- the CEP135 gene encoding centrosomal protein of 135 kDa isoform X4, whose translation MTTNAERRFINLRKRLDQLGYRQPLGVESLPLVEKLFSDLVHTTESLRSAKLSAGKTEKECSNYDAVLEPYKTENAKLTRENNELHLEILKLKEQSDRHVKDLKASLRRVEHETADLKFLNNQYMHKIKMLEKENKAKTEKIQQLQEKNLQAVVQTPGGRKRSIPFRRQRMQIDQPVPPSGVSAYPVPQPEDPYVADLLQVADNRIHELQSEVKELQEKLEISEHGMKNYSKQVELRDKEIERLMLALDGGRSHEVLSLESRSKSNEKLITHLNLQIEYLQQTNKELENRIRDLLDTKQNVTSEVVHLSNKNEELCQELNEIDHLAQQLERHKEIVLETADKEIGEAKKEIERKHNEIQDLEETITKLKSELCSCHRENERLSEELFGKADDKENLELLLNQLEQEKQRLTGKTENLEIKERELVLELERMRLEYGIALGDKSPSRLDAFVKTLEDDRDYYKRELEYLQKMIKRRPSPSRRTPEKSEDLRLITRERDELRSMLDRFEKHMIEIQSNVKLLTAERDRLNVLYEQSQAELNRMRREAKHSLVSQSHVEEERDIALTDFRRLMAEKESLKEKLKIQQEAANLEKSKMQHDISELENNIQGFEMERCELKTTVSILKERVNSLENELKLKSSKLAQTSDDSSQFKAEMCSLQLLNDQLQRSVEDLQHRLSLKKDELQSAQEEIVKLEEKIDRLNQRSTSQDEAVNVLRSTITILDKEKDSLQETVDEKTERIACLDDNLANKEKTITNLRLTLSELESSTDQMKDMLSSRDREISSLHRQLDTSHVELAETGRVKEMALKENRRLQDDLATMARENQTISTELEDAMREKEEMKTRVHNYITEVSRFEALMASKEKENQELLEKFRMLHMQAEDWEMKAHQAEGESSSIRLELLSVDTDRRHLRERVELLEKEIQGHIVAHQAYESQISSITKNMSKLEEDIKRENQDKSSVLADLASVRELCVKLEANKELLSRQLTSKSMDYEKVLGELEDIKSEAELLKKQLSSERLTVQNLETLLATSRDKEFQNHLTSHEKDSEIQLLKDKLTLAESKLICLSLKDLE comes from the exons ATGACTACAAATGCAGAACGAAGGTTCATTAATCTCAGGAAACGTCTGGATCAACTGGGCTATCGGCAACCATTGGGAGTGGAGAGTTTACCTTTGGTGGAAAAGCTTTTTAG TGACCTCGTTCACACAACTGAGAGCTTGCGCAGTGCAAAGTTATCtgctggaaaaactgaaaaagaatgtAGCAATTATGATGCTGTTTTGGAACCTTATAAAACAGAGAATGCTAAACTTACCAGGGAAAATAATGAACtacatttagaaatattaaaactgaaagagCAATCTGATCGTCATGTTAAAG ATTTGAAAGCCTCCTTAAGGAGGGTTGAACATGAAACTGCTGACTTGAAATTTCTGAATAACCAATAcatgcataaaattaaaatgctggaaaaagagaacaaagccAAGACTGAAAAAATTCAGCAGCTTCAGGAGAAGAATCTACAAGCAGTGGTGCAAACACCTG GtggcagaaaaagaagcattCCCTTCAGGCGTCAACGCATGCAGATAGACCAGCCTGTCCCTCCATCAGGTGTTAGTGCCTATCCAGTTCCTCAGCCAGAGGACCCCTATGTTGCAGACCTTCTTCAGGTGGCTGATAATCG AATTCATGAACTTCAGTCAGAAGTAAAAGAGCTACAGGAAAAACTGGAGATATCTGAACATGGAATGAAAAATTATAGCAAACAG GTTGAGCTAAGAGACAAAGAAATAGAGCGCCTAATGCTAGCATTGGATGGTGGGCGTTCTCATGAGGTTCTCTCTCTGGAATCGAGAAGCAAAAGTAATGAGAAGCTTATCACACATTTAAATTTGCAG atTGAATATcttcagcaaacaaacaaagaactTGAAAATCGCATTCGAGACCTCTTGGACACTAAACAAAATGTGACTAGTGAGGTAGTGCAtttaagcaataaaaatgaagaactgTGTCAAGAACTGAATGAAATAGACCACTTGGCACAGCAGTTGGAAAGACACAAGGAAATTGTGCTCGAGACTGCGGATAAGGAAATAGGAGAAGCAAAG aaagaaattgaaagaaaacacaatgaaaTACAGGATCTTGAAGAAACAATAACAAAGCTTAAATCA GAGTTGTGCTCATGTCATAGGGAGAACGAGAGACTGAGTGAAGAACtctttggaaaagcagatgaTAAAGAGAATCTTGAGCTGTTGTTAAACCAGCTTGAACAAGAGAAACAGAGGCTgacaggaaaaacagagaacTTAGAAATAAAAG aacgAGAACTTGTCCTAGAACTAGAAAGAATGAGATTAGAATATGGCATAGCCCTAGGAGACAAGTCCCCGTCTCGTCTAGATGCATTTGTAAAGACTTTAGAAGACGACAGAGATTATTATAAGCGAGAGTTAGAGTATCTGCAGAAAATGATAAAACGAAGGCCTAGCCCAAGCCGTAGGACTCCAGAGAAG AGTGAAGATCTTAGGTTGATCACCAGAGAAAGAGATGAGCTACGGTCAATGTTAGACAGATTTGAAAAACACATGATAGAAATTCAATCCAATGTCAAATTATTGACTGCAGAAAGAGATAGATTAAATGTTCTTTATGAGCAG TCTCAGGCTGAATTGAACAGGATgagaagagaagcaaaacatAGTTTAGTTTCTCAAAGTCAcgtggaagaagaaagagacatTGCACTGACTGACTTCAGAAGACtaatggcagaaaaagaaagcctcaaagaaaaattaaag ATTCAGCAAGAAGCAGCTAACCTTGAAAAATCAAAGATGCAACATGATATTTCAGAACTGGAGAATAATATTCAAGGA ttTGAGATGGAAAGGTGTGAACTAAAGACTACAGTCTCTATCCTGAAAGAGAGAGTAAACTCTttggaaaatgaattaaaattgaAGTCCAGTAAACTTGCCCAGACATCTGATGATTCTTCTCAATTTAAAGCTGAGATGTGCTCACTTCA GCTCTTAAATGACCAACTCCAGAGGTCTGTTGAAGATTTACAGCACCGATTGTCCCTCAAAAAGGATGAACTGCAGTCAGCTCAAGAAGAAATTGTAAAGCTAGAGGAGAAAATAG ATAGGTTAAACCAGAGGAGCACTTCACAGGATGAAGCAGTCAATGTGCTTAGAAGTACTATTACTATTTTGGACAAAGAAAAGGACAGTCTTCAAGAAACTGTagatgaaaaaacagaaagaattgCATGCTTAGATGACAACTTAGCTAACAAG gaaaaaacaATTACTAATTTACGTCTAACTCTCTCTGAGCTGGAGTCCTCAACAGA CCAGATGAAGGACATGCTGAGCAGCAGAGACCGTGAGATATCTAGCTTACATCGCCAGCTTGATACATCCCATGTAGAGCTTGCAGAAACGGGAAGAGTAAAGGAAATggctctgaaagaaaacagacgATTGCAAGATGACCTAGCTACAATGGCCAGAGAAAACCAG ACTATCAGTACTGAGCTTGAAGATGCAATGcgtgaaaaagaagaaatgaaaaccagGGTTCATAATTATATAACTGAAGTTTCCAGATTTGAGGCCTTGATGGCTTCAAAG gaaaaagaaaaccaagaattGTTAGAGAAGTTCCGAATGCTCCATATGCAAGCTGAAGACTGGGAAATGAAGGCTCAtcaagctgaaggagaaagCAGCTCAATACGACTTGAACTCCTTTCTGTAGATACAGATCGGAGACATCTTCGAGAGAGAGTAGAACTTCTGGAAAAAGAGATTCAAGGG CATATTGTTGCACATCAAGCATATGAATCTCAGATCTCCTCCATTACAAAAAATATGTCCAAATTGGAAGAGGATATTAAACGTGAAAATCAGGATAAGTCTTCTGTGTTGGCAGACCTGGCTTCTGTGAGGGAACTCTGTGTGAAACTTGAGGCTAACAAAGAACTTCTGTCTCGACAGCTGACATCCAAAAGCATGGATTATGAAAAG GTTCTAGGTGAATTAGAAGATATAAAATCAGAAGCAGAGTTACTGAAAAAGCAGTTATCCAGTGAGAGACTTACAGTTCAGAATCTTGAAACATTGCTGGCTACTAGTAGAGACAAAGAATTTCAGAACCATTTAACATCCCATGAGAAAGATTCCGAAATTCAGTTATTGAAAGACAAGCTAACACTCGCCGAGAGCAAACT CATATGCCTGTCTCTGAAGGACTTAGAATAA
- the CEP135 gene encoding centrosomal protein of 135 kDa isoform X2 codes for MTTNAERRFINLRKRLDQLGYRQPLGVESLPLVEKLFSDLVHTTESLRSAKLSAGKTEKECSNYDAVLEPYKTENAKLTRENNELHLEILKLKEQSDRHVKDLKASLRRVEHETADLKFLNNQYMHKIKMLEKENKAKTEKIQQLQEKNLQAVVQTPGGRKRSIPFRRQRMQIDQPVPPSGVSAYPVPQPEDPYVADLLQVADNRIHELQSEVKELQEKLEISEHGMKNYSKQIEYLQQTNKELENRIRDLLDTKQNVTSEVVHLSNKNEELCQELNEIDHLAQQLERHKEIVLETADKEIGEAKKEIERKHNEIQDLEETITKLKSELCSCHRENERLSEELFGKADDKENLELLLNQLEQEKQRLTGKTENLEIKERELVLELERMRLEYGIALGDKSPSRLDAFVKTLEDDRDYYKRELEYLQKMIKRRPSPSRRTPEKSEDLRLITRERDELRSMLDRFEKHMIEIQSNVKLLTAERDRLNVLYEQSQAELNRMRREAKHSLVSQSHVEEERDIALTDFRRLMAEKESLKEKLKIQQEAANLEKSKMQHDISELENNIQGFEMERCELKTTVSILKERVNSLENELKLKSSKLAQTSDDSSQFKAEMCSLQLLNDQLQRSVEDLQHRLSLKKDELQSAQEEIVKLEEKIDRLNQRSTSQDEAVNVLRSTITILDKEKDSLQETVDEKTERIACLDDNLANKEKTITNLRLTLSELESSTDQMKDMLSSRDREISSLHRQLDTSHVELAETGRVKEMALKENRRLQDDLATMARENQTISTELEDAMREKEEMKTRVHNYITEVSRFEALMASKEKENQELLEKFRMLHMQAEDWEMKAHQAEGESSSIRLELLSVDTDRRHLRERVELLEKEIQGHIVAHQAYESQISSITKNMSKLEEDIKRENQDKSSVLADLASVRELCVKLEANKELLSRQLTSKSMDYEKVLGELEDIKSEAELLKKQLSSERLTVQNLETLLATSRDKEFQNHLTSHEKDSEIQLLKDKLTLAESKLSSYNREVPILRSKVAQLQTDCDVLKRQLTTERFERERAIQEMRRHGLSTSSLRASPPLSSTLRSPSHSPERTIVRTTDQATAEKNVSFKE; via the exons ATGACTACAAATGCAGAACGAAGGTTCATTAATCTCAGGAAACGTCTGGATCAACTGGGCTATCGGCAACCATTGGGAGTGGAGAGTTTACCTTTGGTGGAAAAGCTTTTTAG TGACCTCGTTCACACAACTGAGAGCTTGCGCAGTGCAAAGTTATCtgctggaaaaactgaaaaagaatgtAGCAATTATGATGCTGTTTTGGAACCTTATAAAACAGAGAATGCTAAACTTACCAGGGAAAATAATGAACtacatttagaaatattaaaactgaaagagCAATCTGATCGTCATGTTAAAG ATTTGAAAGCCTCCTTAAGGAGGGTTGAACATGAAACTGCTGACTTGAAATTTCTGAATAACCAATAcatgcataaaattaaaatgctggaaaaagagaacaaagccAAGACTGAAAAAATTCAGCAGCTTCAGGAGAAGAATCTACAAGCAGTGGTGCAAACACCTG GtggcagaaaaagaagcattCCCTTCAGGCGTCAACGCATGCAGATAGACCAGCCTGTCCCTCCATCAGGTGTTAGTGCCTATCCAGTTCCTCAGCCAGAGGACCCCTATGTTGCAGACCTTCTTCAGGTGGCTGATAATCG AATTCATGAACTTCAGTCAGAAGTAAAAGAGCTACAGGAAAAACTGGAGATATCTGAACATGGAATGAAAAATTATAGCAAACAG atTGAATATcttcagcaaacaaacaaagaactTGAAAATCGCATTCGAGACCTCTTGGACACTAAACAAAATGTGACTAGTGAGGTAGTGCAtttaagcaataaaaatgaagaactgTGTCAAGAACTGAATGAAATAGACCACTTGGCACAGCAGTTGGAAAGACACAAGGAAATTGTGCTCGAGACTGCGGATAAGGAAATAGGAGAAGCAAAG aaagaaattgaaagaaaacacaatgaaaTACAGGATCTTGAAGAAACAATAACAAAGCTTAAATCA GAGTTGTGCTCATGTCATAGGGAGAACGAGAGACTGAGTGAAGAACtctttggaaaagcagatgaTAAAGAGAATCTTGAGCTGTTGTTAAACCAGCTTGAACAAGAGAAACAGAGGCTgacaggaaaaacagagaacTTAGAAATAAAAG aacgAGAACTTGTCCTAGAACTAGAAAGAATGAGATTAGAATATGGCATAGCCCTAGGAGACAAGTCCCCGTCTCGTCTAGATGCATTTGTAAAGACTTTAGAAGACGACAGAGATTATTATAAGCGAGAGTTAGAGTATCTGCAGAAAATGATAAAACGAAGGCCTAGCCCAAGCCGTAGGACTCCAGAGAAG AGTGAAGATCTTAGGTTGATCACCAGAGAAAGAGATGAGCTACGGTCAATGTTAGACAGATTTGAAAAACACATGATAGAAATTCAATCCAATGTCAAATTATTGACTGCAGAAAGAGATAGATTAAATGTTCTTTATGAGCAG TCTCAGGCTGAATTGAACAGGATgagaagagaagcaaaacatAGTTTAGTTTCTCAAAGTCAcgtggaagaagaaagagacatTGCACTGACTGACTTCAGAAGACtaatggcagaaaaagaaagcctcaaagaaaaattaaag ATTCAGCAAGAAGCAGCTAACCTTGAAAAATCAAAGATGCAACATGATATTTCAGAACTGGAGAATAATATTCAAGGA ttTGAGATGGAAAGGTGTGAACTAAAGACTACAGTCTCTATCCTGAAAGAGAGAGTAAACTCTttggaaaatgaattaaaattgaAGTCCAGTAAACTTGCCCAGACATCTGATGATTCTTCTCAATTTAAAGCTGAGATGTGCTCACTTCA GCTCTTAAATGACCAACTCCAGAGGTCTGTTGAAGATTTACAGCACCGATTGTCCCTCAAAAAGGATGAACTGCAGTCAGCTCAAGAAGAAATTGTAAAGCTAGAGGAGAAAATAG ATAGGTTAAACCAGAGGAGCACTTCACAGGATGAAGCAGTCAATGTGCTTAGAAGTACTATTACTATTTTGGACAAAGAAAAGGACAGTCTTCAAGAAACTGTagatgaaaaaacagaaagaattgCATGCTTAGATGACAACTTAGCTAACAAG gaaaaaacaATTACTAATTTACGTCTAACTCTCTCTGAGCTGGAGTCCTCAACAGA CCAGATGAAGGACATGCTGAGCAGCAGAGACCGTGAGATATCTAGCTTACATCGCCAGCTTGATACATCCCATGTAGAGCTTGCAGAAACGGGAAGAGTAAAGGAAATggctctgaaagaaaacagacgATTGCAAGATGACCTAGCTACAATGGCCAGAGAAAACCAG ACTATCAGTACTGAGCTTGAAGATGCAATGcgtgaaaaagaagaaatgaaaaccagGGTTCATAATTATATAACTGAAGTTTCCAGATTTGAGGCCTTGATGGCTTCAAAG gaaaaagaaaaccaagaattGTTAGAGAAGTTCCGAATGCTCCATATGCAAGCTGAAGACTGGGAAATGAAGGCTCAtcaagctgaaggagaaagCAGCTCAATACGACTTGAACTCCTTTCTGTAGATACAGATCGGAGACATCTTCGAGAGAGAGTAGAACTTCTGGAAAAAGAGATTCAAGGG CATATTGTTGCACATCAAGCATATGAATCTCAGATCTCCTCCATTACAAAAAATATGTCCAAATTGGAAGAGGATATTAAACGTGAAAATCAGGATAAGTCTTCTGTGTTGGCAGACCTGGCTTCTGTGAGGGAACTCTGTGTGAAACTTGAGGCTAACAAAGAACTTCTGTCTCGACAGCTGACATCCAAAAGCATGGATTATGAAAAG GTTCTAGGTGAATTAGAAGATATAAAATCAGAAGCAGAGTTACTGAAAAAGCAGTTATCCAGTGAGAGACTTACAGTTCAGAATCTTGAAACATTGCTGGCTACTAGTAGAGACAAAGAATTTCAGAACCATTTAACATCCCATGAGAAAGATTCCGAAATTCAGTTATTGAAAGACAAGCTAACACTCGCCGAGAGCAAACT AAGCAGCTATAATAGAGAGGTTCCGATACTTCGAAGTAAAGTTGCACAGCTGCAGACCGACTGTGACGTTTTAAAAAGGCAACTGACAACGGAACGATTTGAACG AGAGCGTGCAATTCAGGAAATGCGTCGACATGGTCTCTCTACATCGTCATTACGTGCTTCACCTCCTCTCAGTTCAACATTAAGATCTCCCTCACATTCTCCAGAACGTACCATTGTAAGGACAACTGATCAAGCAACAGCTGAAAA AAATGTGAGCTTCAAGGAATAA